A single window of Hyla sarda isolate aHylSar1 chromosome 2, aHylSar1.hap1, whole genome shotgun sequence DNA harbors:
- the LOC130356416 gene encoding olfactory receptor class A-like protein 1, translating to MSLVRRPGHVWDAGQQGTCRSASDVTKRPKETAMEIRLLVKTFAFILLIVLGIPGNVFILLKFACIKIVEKKLLPANIIILVLILSNITVIFSRVLPQALAGVGVEHLLNDLQCKFVFWSFRLSRAMSICGTSFLSIYQCTRIAQVNTFWSIFRPVITQNVTTIIALLFGINLSIYCVAFYFTNARGNTTTSPYTLQLVYCTSDFKTYESFIVYGSILIIRDIISLVLMALSSSYIVYVLIQHAKSIHGKRSSDRGQNTTIEHKASRSVILLVIMYVLLYGMDNTIWIYSLSMTKVDPEINEIRVLFATSYSALNPFIFIATNPKLQQKISSIWKKKAESEESQKKSTTISLTQTISM from the coding sequence GAGACAGCAATGGAAATTCGTCTTCTTGTTAAAACGTTTGCTTTCATCCTCCTGATTGTATTAGGAATACCTGGGAATGTCTTTATCCTGCTGAAATTTGCTTGCATCAAGATAGTAGAGAAGAAACTTCTACCAGCTAATATCATCATACTTGTCCTCATATTATCAAACATCactgtgattttttccagagttCTTCCTCAAGCTTTAGCTGGAGTTGGGGTAGAACATTTACTAAATGACTTACAATGTAAATTTGTCTTCTGGTCTTTCAGACTTAGCAGGGCCATGTCTATCTGTGGCACCAGTTTTCTTAGCATTTACCAATGTACACGAATTGCTCAAGTCAACACGTTTTGGAGCATATTCAGACCAGTCATAACTCAGAATGTAACGACCATCATTGCACTTCTTTTTGGCATAAACTTATCAATTTATTGTGTGGCATTTTATTTCACAAATGCTAGAGGAAACACAACAACGTCACCATACACACTGCAGTTAGTTTATTGTACTTCTGATTTTAAAACCTATGAATCTTTTATAGTATATGGCTCTATTCTAATAATCCGGGACATAATATCTTTGGTGCTCATGGCTTTATCTAGCAGTTATATAGTATATGTATTAATTCAACACGCCAAGTCTATTCATGGTAAAAGAAGCTCTGACAGAGGACAAAATACAACAATAGAACACAAGGCTTCCCGGTCTGTCATTTTACTGGTAATAATGTATGTTTTGCTTTACGGCATGGACAACACTATTTGGATTTACTCTTTGTCTATGACCAAAGTAGACCCTGAAATCAATGAAATTCGGGTTCTTTTTGCTACATCGTACTCTGCATTGAATCCATTCATTTTTATAGCTACCAACCCAAAGTTGCAACAAAAAATCTCAAGTATTTGGAAAAAGAAAGCAGAAAGTGAAGAATCGCAGAAGAAAAGCACTACAATAAGTTTGACTCAAACTATATCTATGTAA